One part of the Alosa alosa isolate M-15738 ecotype Scorff River chromosome 4, AALO_Geno_1.1, whole genome shotgun sequence genome encodes these proteins:
- the pnck gene encoding calcium/calmodulin-dependent protein kinase type 1 — translation MPLKRDSKKKGEDITVVYELREKLGEGSFSEVRVAQHRCTQRLVAVKCIRKRALKGKESMLENEITVLRKIHHDNIVSLEETFETPTKLYLVMTLVTGGELLDRILERGVYTERDASRVIHQVLEAVRYLHQLGIVHRDLKPENLLYETPKEDSKIVISDFGLSKMEDQGMLSTACGTPAYVAPELLQQKTYGKEVDLWAVGVIAFILLCGYPPFYDENDTQLYKQIIKAEYEFDSPYWDEISDSAKDFIVHLLQKDPKKRYNCEEALQHPWISGGAALEKNIHGSVSEQIQKNFAKSHWKRAFNATMVVRHLSKKAHGSVEDGGNCTPGKALQAPPE, via the exons ATGCCATTGAAAAGAGACTCAAAGAAGAAAGGCGAGGACATCACGGTGGTGTATGAACTGAGGGAGAAGCTGGGAGA GGGCTCTTTTTCAGAGGTGCGAGTGGCACAGCACCGCTGCACTCAGAGGCTTGTAGCGGTCAAGTGCATCCGCAAGAGAGCGCTAAAGGGCAAGGAATCCATGCTGGAGAACGAGATAACGGTGCTGCGCAA AATCCATCATGACAACATTGTCTCTTTGGAGGAGACTTTTGAAACACCTACAAAGCTGTACTTGGTGATGACACT GGTAACAGGAGGAGAGCTGCTGGACAGGATCCTTGAGAGGGGCGTGTACACCGAGCGGGACGCCAGCCGCGTCATCCACCAGGTGCTGGAGGCAGTCAGATACCTGCATCAGCTGGGCATCGTCCACAGGGACCTCAAG CCTGAGAATCTGCTGTACGAGACTCCAAAGGAAGATTCCAAGATTGTCATCAGTGACTTTGGCCTGTCCAAGATGGAGGACCAGGGCATGTTGTCCACTGCCTGTGGAACACCTGCATACGTGG CTCCAGAGCTCCTTCAGCAGAAAACGTATGGTAAAGAGGTAGACCTCTGGGCTGTCGGAGTCATCGCTTTTATTCT ACTCTGCGGATACCCGCCATTTTACGACGAGAATGACACACAGCTCTACAAGCAGATCATCAAGGCCGAGTATGAGTTTGACTCGCCATACTGGGATGAAATCTCTGATTCAG CGAAAGACTTCATAGTGCACTTATTGCAGAAGGACCCGAAGAAGAGGTATAATTGTGAGGAGGCCTTGCAGCATCCTTG GATATCAGGAGGAGCTGCTCTGGAGAAAAACATCCACGGGTCTGTCAGCGAACAGATTCAGAAGAACTTCGCCAAGAGCCATTGGAAG AGAGCGTTTAATGCGACTATGGTGGTGCGCCACCTAAGTAAGAAGGCCCATGGCTCAGTGGAGGATGGGGGAAACTGCACCCCTGGAAAAG CTCTCCAGGCACCACCCGAGTGA